From Hypanus sabinus isolate sHypSab1 chromosome 9, sHypSab1.hap1, whole genome shotgun sequence:
GCCACCCCAGCACCCGTCGGAGAGAGGCCAGCCCAGCACCCCGTGAGAGAGTGGCCACCCCAGCACCCCGTGGGAGAGCGGCCACCCCAGCACCCCGTCGGAGAGAGGCAAGCCCAGCACCCTGTGGGAGAGCGGCCACCCCAGCACCCCGTCGGAGAGAGGCCACCCCAGCACTTTGGCTGCTGTCTGATTTGTCTGggtggctgcctgacctgcagtgtccctccagcactgtgtgtgtgtgttgttctggatgaCAGAATCCCTTCTGTttactgttggttatttatgtgtATTAACAGGCAGAACGAAGCAAGGTATTTTAGAAAACATCTAAGAATTAATATTGATCTTTTAATATGACAATTAAAAATAACTATTTCTAATTTGCTATTGTAACTGTTTGCTCTCCAAATACTGACGTGTAGACCAGGCCTGCGAGGATTTCAAATCTGTCACCCACCACCACGTGTTCTCGCAGCCATCTCTCTGGTGCCAAGCCGGAGTGAGACGTTTCCTGTGAAAATCCCTCTCTGTTCTCAGGGTGAAAAAAGCTGCTTCATCGGGCTGTAACAATGGGCATTAGGTCTTTTTATTGTGGGTGGGGTTTAAAAAATTGGGAGACGGTACTGTAGGCCATGTGTCAACAAATATTCTGAGCACACTTGCCATAGGCTCACCAGCCCTGAGGGACGGGGGTCACTATGCTTCACTCCCCAAGAGGGCTGGAGGAACGGGTTAGAGGTGAAGAGGGACCCGAGGAGCAGGTTTTCTCCTCCACACGGAgggtagtgggtgtgtggaatgatctgccagaggaagtggtgggggTGGTCAGAAGAAGTGGTGGGGGTGgacagaggaagtggtgggggtggacagaggaagtggtgggggtggacagaggaagtggtgggggtggtcagaggaagtggtgggggtggacagaggaagtggtgggggtggacagaggaagtggtgggggtggtcagaggaagtggtgggggtggacagaggaagtggtgggggtggacagaggaagtggtgggggtggtcagaggaagtggtgggggtggacagaggaagtggtgggagtggacagaggaagtggtgggggtggtcagaggaagtggtgggggtggacagaggaagtggtgggggtggacagaggaagtggtgggggtggtcagaggaagtggtgggggtggacagaggaagtggtgggggtggacagaggaagtggtgggggtggacagaggaagtggtgggggtggtcagaggaagtggtgggggtggacagaggaagtggtgggagtggacagaggaagtggtgggggtggtcagaggaagtggtgggggtggacagaggaagtggtgggggtggacagaggaagtggtgggggtggtcagaggaagtggtgggggtggacagaggaagtggtgggggtggacagaggaagtggtgggagtggacagaggaagtggtgggggtggacagaggaagtggtgggagtggacagaggaagtggtgggggtggacagaggaagtggtggggGTGAGTTGCGGTCAGCGATACGGCagcacagtgccagtgacctgggttcaattccaacactctctgtaaggagattccacgttctccctgtgactgtgtgggtttcctctgggtctcCGGTTTcacccagggaatgcccttttctcactgttaccatcagggggaggtacagaagcctgaaggcacacactcagcttctttcccccccctctgccatcagattcctaaatggtcactacctcacttttatttattattcctgtttctgcactatttaacatgcttactgtaattcatttatttttactgtTTGCAGAGTACTGCCGCCATCaggttaacacatttcatgacgtaCACGCTGGTGATATTAACCTGGTTCTgagcccacattccaaagacgtacagatgggttagtaggttaattggtcacatgagtgtaatggGCAGAGCTGAatcattagtaggttaattggtcacatgggtgtagtgGGCGGAGCTGAatcattagtaggttaattggtcacatgggtgtagtgGGCGGAGCTGAatcattagtaggttaattggtcaaatgggTGTAGTCTGCAGAGCTGAatcattagtaggttaattggtcacatgagtgtagtGGGCGGAGCTGAatcattagtaggttaattggtcacatgagtgtagtGGGCAGAGCCAGTTCATTGGGCTGGGACCAATTCAGTGTTCATaggtttatagacaatagacagtaggtgcaggagtaggccattcggtccttctagccagcaccgccattcactgtgatcatggctgatcatacacaatcagtaccctgttcctgccctctccccttatcacttgaccccgctatctataagcgctctatctaactctctcttgaatgcatccagagacttggcctccactgccttctggggcagagcattccacatatccaccactctccgggtgaaaaagtttttccgcatctgttctcaatggcctaccccttattcttaaactgtggcctctagttttggactcacccatcagcgggaacatgcttcctgcctccagcgtgtccaatcccttaataatcttatatgtttcaatcagatcccctctcatccttctaaattccagtgtatacaagcccagtcgttccaatctttcaacatatgacagtcccgccattccgggaattaaccttgtgaacctacgctgcactccctcaatagcaagaatgtccttcctcaaatttggagaccaaaactgcacacaatactccaggtggggtctcaccagggccctgtacagctgcagaaggacctctttactcctatactcaattcctcttgttataaaggccagcatgccattagctttcttcactgcctgctgtacctgcatgcttgctttcattgactggtttagagggatgtgggccagaTGCAGGTAAATGAGATTGGCTGGACAATGTCACAGACCTGTTCTGCTGTGTAACCGTTTCCTCAATCCATGTACTCTCCCTGCTCGAGTCCAGCACACAGAGGCTGTGGGTGGGGCTCTGGGGAGTTCACTgaacacactccccaccccagACTCGAGCAGCACCCCACCACCGTGCTCACCCATACACAGAGTGCAGGTTACAAGGAGCGACTCCCCCCACGTACAATGGGAGCACGATGGGATGTTCTATGCCCTGGGTGAGTGAGGAAGCTCGACCCCACCCGTTCGATCCCGCTAAACACTCACTCCGCTCCCCTCCACCGCCGTCGATAACACGGTCCCTCTGAAAGCCGCTCCCAAACCCAGAACCTCTTGCAGCAAGGCCAGTGGGTGCAGGGGAGCACCGAGCTGTTCACTAACCCGATGTGGAAATCCTGCAACTCCATCGCACACTCCCTCCTGGTATTCATCCCTGCAGGTGAGAGAAACGGATTCGCCTCCACTCAGACCCACAAACTATccctccaggtgaagcaacacttcatcaCGGCTTGTCTCCTGTACTCGGTGCTGCAGGTACAGCCTCCTCCGCACCGGTGGGACCTGACACAAACCGTTCCATCCGCCAAAAGCGATATTTCCCATTTTAACTGCAAACGCCATTCCTATTCTGAACTATCAGTCAAAGGGCCCCCTCCCCTGCCATATCCCGTCCAGGTAGCCTCCGACATTCCCGTGGACCCCAGCACTCACGGTCGTCGGCGATGACCAGCTCCTCCCTGCCCTGGGCGTCCCGCCGGGTCACCGTGGTGTACGACTGGTCACCCTGCACTCGGGTCACTCTGGTCTCCTCGTTGCCCTCTCCGTCCCGTTCTGTCCGTCGCTCCTCGATCGTctgcgggaggggagggggggagaaggtCAGAATGAATGGCGAGAGGCCGCGGAACCGACCGCCCTCCCCCGGCCCAGTGATCACCCTCGCGTACCAAGTGAGGGGCTGCTGTCACTGCAGCaaacggggaggggggggggggcgagacagcatggaacaggcccttcagcccatcatcccTGCCCACCAACCTCACTTTATTCCCCCAAACACTCCCAACATCTACCCCATACTCCACGCCTCACCTACACACTGGTGCTGATTAACCCACCgacctgcacacacacacacacacacacagtggaggTTGAATCTGGAGCTGTCTGGAACAGTGAAACGATGGCCCTTTCACCCAGAATAGCAAACACTCTCCAAGCATTTGCAGCCTGCACACAGACAGCCTGAGGCTCAAAAGGTCATACAGCAGAGGGTATAGCTTTAAGGTCAAAGGGGATAGGTGGGGCAGAGTGGTGGAAGCAGTTATGATAAAGGGATTTAAGAGGTCTACACATgctggagctcagcaggtcaggtagcacctacagagaggaataaacagtcgatgtttcagactgacACACTTCGAGGTTTTTTTTGACGGGAATGAATGTGCAGGGTTTGGAAGGATAAGGATCGTGTGCAGGAACAGGGACTTGGTTGAACGACCATAAAAACATTTcaccgtggctgatttattatccctctcaagcctATTGAGATTGTCATCTATTGAGATTCAGTGAAAAGCTCGTTCCCACAGATCAGTTCGTTACACAGTGCAGTGAGGTAGAACAGTAacggtgcagaataaagtgcaacagctacagggagagtgcagtgcaggtaaacaacaaagttctccccataaccttcgatgccctgactaatcaagaacccaccagcctccaatttaaatataaataacctggccaccacagccggctgtggcaatgaattccacagactcaccagcctCCGGCGAAAGAACCTCCTCCTCCGTGCCTAATGAGACGGCCACTGAGCagatatttgtggtcttctgctgaggGAGCCCATTTGTTTCAGAcacactcagagatgctcttctgcacaccactgttaacCTGGTCTCTAactgaacatccctctattctgagtctctgcctctggtcctacactcccccactaatCTCCCCGGCTCAACTCTTTgggaggtttcaatgaggtcccatTTCCTTTCACTGAACTCaggtgagtgcaggcccagagcccaCAGAGCctggagaagaatgagggggtgcgGGGAAATCCCGTTTAATTTGGCACGGTTCTGaaacgatgggctgaagggcctgtccatGCTGTTTAAATGTTCACAACATGACCCAACTGTCCCACAGGTGCCTTCTCCCACCCGCCTCTCAAGGGGCAGGGGGAAACGGGTCATAAACACCACTCACCCCATCGGGACGGACAATTTTGGATACAGAGACGCTCTTGAAGTAGGATTTGCTGCGAGGCTCGGCTGGCTTGAGGGCACTATCCAGGCCTTCTGAGTTCACCTTGGAGTCCAGATCTGTGAAGGTGACAATGATCGGGCTTCCTCAACTCCAGCAGAGTCACAAAAAAGaaactatcccccccccccccgccatttaCCAGGTACATTGTCACAGGTACTGCGATACAGTAGCTCATGCTACACCCTGCTCCCACAGATCAGCTCCTAACACAGTGCAGTGAGGTAAAACATAACcaagtgtaacagttacagagagtgcagtgcacaaaacaacaaaatgcAAGATCAAAATGAGGCAGATGGCGAGGCCCAGAGGTCATTTCATCGTACAAGAGGCCCATGCACGAGTCTGCTAACAGttggacagaagctgtccttgatcctgggggtctgtgctttcaggctttccgGGCAGAGGGGAAAAGAAGAAatgtctgggtggggggggggggttctttggTTCTGTGGGCTGCTTTAGTGAAACAGTgagaagtgtggacagaggggtGGCTGGTTTCTGTGAAGTGTGAGCTGTGCCCACTGCTACCCAGGAGCTCGATGGAACATGAAATCCTCtaaagacacagacacagaatgctggaggaactcagcaggtcaggcagcatctatgcagaagaataaacagttgttgTACCAGGCCCAGACCCTCCATCCGGAGTGCGATGTCACTCTCGTCATTTCGGACCGACACCCTCCATCCGGAGTGCGATGTCACTCTCGTCGTTTCCGACCGAGACCCTCCATCCGGAGTGCGATGTCACTCTCGTCATTTCCGACCGAGACCCTCCGTCCGGAGTGCGATGGTACTCTCGTCGTTTCCGACCGAGACCCTCCATCCGGAGTGCGATGTCACTCTCGtcatttcggaccgagaccctccaTCCGGAGTGCGATGTCACTCTCGTCGTTTCCGACCGAGACCCTCCATCCGGAGTGCGATGTCACTCTCGTCGTTTCCGACCGAGACCCTCCATCCGGAGTGCGATGTCACTCTCGTCGTTTCCGACCGAGACCCTCCATCCGGAGTGCGATGTCACTCTCGTCGTTTCCGACCGAGACCCTCCATCCGGAGTGCGATGTCACTCTCGTCGTTTCCGACCGACACCCTCCATCCGGAGTGCGATGGTACTCTCGTCGTTTCCGACCGAGACCCTCCATCCGGAGTGCGATGTCACTCTCGTCGTTTCCGACCGACACCCTCCATCCGGAGTGCGATGTCACTCTCGTCGTTTCCGACCGACACCCTCCATCCGGAGTGCGATGTCACTCTCGTCGTTTCCGACCGAGACCCTCCATCCGGAGTGCGATGTCACTCTCGTCGTTTCCGACCGAGACCCTCCATCCGGAGTGCGACGGTACTCTCGTCGTTTCCGACCGAGACCCTCCATCCGGAGTGCGATGTCACTCTCGTCGTTTCCGACCGAGACCCTCCATCCGGAGTGCGATGTCACTCTCGTCGTTTCCGACCGAGACCCTCCATCCGGAGTGCGATGTCACTCTCGTCGTTTCCGACCGAGACCCTCCATCCGGAGTGCGATGTCACTCTCgtcgtttcggaccgagaccctccaTCCGGAGTGCGATGTCACTCTCGTCGTTTCCGACCGAGACCCTCCATCCGGAGTGCGATGTCACTCTCGTCGTTTCCGACCGAGACCCTCCATCCGGAGTGCGATGGTACTCTCGTCGTTTCCGACCGAGACCCTCCATCCGGAGTGCGATGTCACTCTCGTCGTTTCCGACCGAGACCCTCCATCCGGAGTGCGATGTCACTCTCGTCGTTTCCGACCGAGACCCTCCATCCGGAGTGCGATGTCACTCTCGTCGTTTCCGACCGAGACCCTCCATCCGGAGTGCGATGTCACTCTCgtcgtttcggaccgagaccctccaTCCGGAGTGCGATGGTACTCTCGTCGTTTCCGACCGAGACCCTCCATCCGGAGTGCGATGTCACTCTCGTCGTTTCCGACCGAGACCCTCCATCCGGAGTGCGATGTCACTCTCGTCGTTTCCGACCGAGACCCTCCATCTGGAGTGCGATGTCACTCTCGTCGTTTCCGACCGAGACCCTCCATCCGGAGTGCGATGTCACTCTCGTCGTTTCCAACCGAGACCCTCCATCCGGAGTGCGATGTCACTCTCGTCGTTTCCGACCGAGACCCTCCATCCGGAGTGCGATGTCACTCTCGTcctttcggaccgagaccctccaTCCGGAGTGCGATGTCACTCTCGTcctttcggaccgagaccctccaTCCGGAGTGCGATGTCACTCTCGTCGTTTCCGACCGAGACCCTCCATCCGGAGTGCGATGTCACTCTCGTCGTTTCCGACCGAGACCCTCCATCCGGAGTGCGATGTCACTCTCGTcctttcggaccgagaccctccaTCCGGAGTGCGATGTCACTCTCGTCGTTTCCGACCGAGACCCTCCATCCGGAGTGCGATGTCACTCTCGTCGTTTCCGACCGAGACCCTCCATCCGGAGTGCGATGTCACTCTCGTCGTTTCCGACCGTGACCCTCCATCCGGAGTGCGATGGTACTCTCGTCGTTTCCGACCGAGACCCTCCATCCGGAGTGCGATGGTACTCTCGTCGTTTCCGACCGAGACCCTCCATCCGGAGTGCGATGTCACTCTCGTCGTTTCCGACCGAGACCCTCCATCCGGAGTGCGATGTCACTCTCGTCGTTTCCGACCGAGACCCTCCATCCGGAGTGCGATGTCACTCTCGTCGTTTCCGACCGAGACCCTCCATCCGGAGTGCGATGTCACTCTCGTCGTTTCCGACCGAGACCCTCCATCCGGAGTGCGATGTCACTCTCGTCGTTTCCGACCGAGACCCTCCATCCGGAGTGCGATGGTACTCTCGTCGTTTCCGACCGAGACCCTCCATCCGGAGTGCGATGGGTACACTCGTCGTTTCCGACCGAGACCCTCCATCCGGAGTGCGATGTCACTCTCGTCGTTTCCGACCGAGACCCTCCATCCGGAGTGCGATGTCACTCTCGTCGTTTCCGACCGAGACCCTCCATCCGGAGTGCGATGTCACTCTCGTCGTTTCCGACCGAGACCCTCCATCCGGAGTGCGATGGTACTCTCGTCGTTTCCGACCGAGACCCTCCATCCGGAGTGCGATGGGTACTCTCGTCGTTTCCGACCGAGACCCTCCATCCGGAGTGCGATGTCACTCTCGTCGTTTCCGACCGAGACCCTCCATCCGGAGTGCGATGGTACTCTCGTCGTTTCCGACCGAGACCCTCCATCCGGAGTGCGATGTCACTCTCGTCGTTTCCGACCGAGACCCTCCATCCGGAGTGCGATGGTACTCTCGTCGTTTCCGACCGAGACCCTCCATCCGGAGTGCGATGTCACTCTCGTCGTTTCCGACCGAGACCCTCCATCCGGAGTGCGATGTCACTCTCGTCGTTTCCGACCGAGACCCTCCATCCGGAGTGCGATGTCACTCTCGTCGTTTCCGACCGAGACCCTCCATCCGGAGTGTGATGGTACTCTCGTCGTTTCCGACCGAGACCCTCCATCCGGAGTGCGATGTCACTCTCGTCGTTTCCGACCGAGACCCTCCATCCGGAGTGCGATGTCACTCTCGTCGTTTCCGACCGAGACCCTCCATCCGGAGTGCGACGGTACTCTCGTCGTTTCCGACCGAGACCCTCCATCCGGAGTGCGACGGTACTCTCGTCGTTTCCGACCGACACCCTCCATCCGGAGTGCGATGGTACTCTCGTCGTTTCCGACCGACACCCTCCATCCGGAGTGCGATGGTACTCTCGTCGTTTCCGACCGAGACCCTCCATCCGGAGTGCGATGTCACTCTCGTCGTTTCCGACCGAGACCCTCCATCCGGAGTGCGATGGTACTCTCGTCGTTTCCGACCGAGACCCTCCATCCGGAGTGCGATGGTACTCTCGTCGTTTCCGACCGAGACCCTCCATCCGGAGTGCGATGTCACTCTCGTCGTTTCCGACCGAGACCCTCCATCCGGAGTGCGATGTCACTCTCGTCGTTTCCGACCGAGACCCTCCATCCGGAGTGCGATGTCACTCTCGTCGTTTCCGACCGAGACCCTCCATCCGGAGTGCGATGTCACTCTCGTCGTTTCCGACCGAGACCCTCCATCCGGAGTGCGATGTCACTCTCGTCGTTTCCGACCGAGACCCTCCATCCGGAGTGCGATGTCACTCTCGtcatttcggaccgagaccctccaTCCGGAGTGCGACGGTACTCTCGTCGTTTCCGACCGAGACCCTCCATCCGGAGTGCGACGGTACTCTCCTGCCTGGGTGAGTGCACTCTGAAAGTTGAGTAGCTGGATACAAAGCAGCCCTCTCGATCGGGACTCtatcttaccccccccccccccacttcctcagAGGTCAAGTCCACGATGACCCTGCACACACCAGTGGAAGTATTATGTCTGGATGGGTTTTGCGATCGCTCTGCCTGGGACTGCAGAGCTGTGGATTccggggtggagtttcaagatggcgacgtaagcatttgccttttaggcgctctttatttttttaactataatcaccctttaattagaccttttcgaacttaatcatatgagttgctacctttgattgacccttttttcctaaaataatagttgatctaatcttgtcaaacctaaaatggctacaagtaagaaatcggctaaggatcctttatccatcgacgcaattgttggtcttttggacactaaactggatgttaaatttgcggctatggaaagtaaattggacaataaactggatgctaaatttgcggctctggaaggcagactagaaggtaaattggacagtaaactgttaagtttggaaaggaggattacttcgagaatatccgatcttgaaggagttgttaaatcgcttgaaactaagtttcagtcgcaggcgttagaggttcaacagcatggaattaagatcacgactcttgaacaatcaatttgtgaaaaagcacgtacaattgaagtgttagagaagaagatagagtcgactgctaaaactttagatcagtacaagtttaaaattactgatcttgaaaatcgttctcgcagacagaatttgcgcatcatcggaattcccgaaaaagttgagtccggtgatttaactgaatttttctctaaattactgtgggaaattttcggtggtgaaggtttgaaaaatgaacctgttattgaccgcgctcatagagttgcgaggttttcgtctgtgtctgataaaccacgagcggtgattgttcgccttcattatcctcgtgagaaagagcttctaattcgattagctcgtaaaaaaggtatgatctcctacagaaattattcatttcgaatagttgaagactattcgtatgaagttatgaaagccaggatcgcttttaaaccagtgatggcagagattcattcgtttggttttaaacaagctttaatgtatccagcgaaacttagaatggtgctgcccgacaacagtctacacttttttatcactcctgaagaagcgaagaaatttgttgaagaatatcgatcctctagtgcaacttgaactatgagttacattgaagatttttttttttggagagaggatgttatttcattttaagttttaaccctggaagttgggttataacttcttattttgaactatgggtctgggtctttttttttaccattattattgcttatagatgctgttttaatctttataatatcctttttttatatacgtttgtattttgtaataatgaattatttttttcaaaatgtcgtttcttcttcccataagtctttactttttataagcgtttatttgcttgcctgtatttagaaatggaacaaaggttttgaattctttttctttagtttttttttaaatatgttgtagtgtctattaaatctttttttttatataaaaatattctattttgataactttttttttactatattttctcattagattgctgaatttatattcatattttgtaatatggctttctcaaaatgtcgtttcttcttcccataagtcttggcttgtgaaacgtcatctttgtatctgaatatggaaattcttttttaaaggtgtatcacatttttaaactttaatgtgcattttttttattaatgatctttctggttttactattttagtttttttttgatttgtctgatatgggtgtgtatgtgtatgtgtatgtatatatatatatatatatatgtaggtatatatatatatatatattttttttttgcaactctatattttaattggggtgttatatagttttttcttaaaaaattttcttatggagctgccatcttgaaatgggggtaatattagtattagtttatgcgcctgccgcttggctttctttcaaagggtggggggaggggggagggatcttttttcatgcttttgctttttatttttttgcttttagtttatgggctgactttaaattgttaatattgttgaggtgtcaggatctccggttgctcctgaatcaattttccttcttcctaaattgtgggttatgtgtttttttaaccttttatgatacacacaattaatattggtatgatggataaatctattaactttatctcgtggaatactaatggtttaaatcatccgattaaacgtaaaaaaatatttaaagtattccatagattgaacgctaatattatttttgcacaggagacccacattaggagggaggataatcaacgtttttttaggttctggaaaggtcaacaatttcactcaaattgtaccgctaaaattaggggtgtgtctatttttatagacgcctcaatttcgtttacacattatgaaattatttctgatccacagggtagatttttgttgataactggttcactttttaatcggaaagttgttttagttaatatttatgctccaaactttgattgtcctgaattttttaaacggttatttacttctcttcctaatttgaatgaatatatgttgattatgggtggagactttaattgttgtttgaatccttcgatggatagatctaaacctattcgaactcttccgaatagatcagctttacttattaattcttttatggttgattctggaattactgaaatatggcggtttttgaaccctaaaggtaaagaattttcatttttttcacatgtatatcatagttattctagaattgattactttcttattgatcatcgtttattaacagatgttattgattgtaaatacgattctattgctatttcggatcatgcgcctctgaagttatctatcaagatttcggattcttctatcaatactagatcttggagacttaatgctactttacttcaagatccagaatttattaccttcataaaacaacaaattgacttatttttttcaacaaactataatgaagagattgataagggaatactttgggactctttcaaggcttttattcgtggacaaattatttcatattccgctggtaaaagaaaacaaagatattcagatatagctttattggtggataaaattaaagaaattgataagatttattccgttactcctaccaaagaactttataagaagagagttgagcttcaaatggaacatagtttattattatcttcttcaattgagaatcaattaattaagactagggctcaattttatattcatagtgatcgaactggtaaattgttagctaatcaattaaaagctatttcgactaagcgacaaattattaaaattcgtaaacaagacggtaatttaactactgattataaagaaatcaataacacttttcaagatttttataaatctttatatcaatcagaatttgacggtgaccggtttatgatggataatttttttaataatttgaatattcctaaactgatagatgaagattgtagcttgcttgatgctcctatttctatggatgaaataagagaggctatctcatcaatgaatttagggaaagctcctggtcctgatggttttattgtagaattttttaaaactttttctttattgctttctccttggctatgtgaaatctttaatgatgcgtttgttaagaagagattacctcaatcgttttatgaagctactatctctctaattcttaaaaaagataaagatcctaccttatgtgcatcttatcgccctatatcattattaaatgtagactctaagattcttacaaaaattttagccattagattagaaaaggtattaccacagattatttcagaagatcaaactggttttattaggaatcgatattccttttttaatattagaaaattgattaacataatttatacttcatcacctacaaccccaga
This genomic window contains:
- the LOC132399619 gene encoding uncharacterized protein LOC132399619 — protein: MLHSPRGLEERVRGEEGPEEQVFSSTRRVVGVWNDLPEEVVGVVRRSGGGGQRKWWGWTEEVVGVDRGSGGGGQRKWWGWTEEVVGVDRGSGGGGQRKWWGWTEEVVGVDRGSGGGGQRKWWGWTEEVVGVDRGSGGGGQRKWWGWTEEVVGVDRGSGGGGQRKWWGWTEEVVGVDRGSGGGGQRKWWGWSEEVVGVDRGSGGSGQRKWWGWSEEVVGVDRGSGGGGQRKWWGWSEEVVGVDRGSGGGGQRKWWEWTEEVVGVDRGSGGSGQRKWWGWTEEVVGVSCGQRYGSTVPVTWVQFQHSL